GGTTGCGGATCGCGCTCGGCTTGTACTCGTCTCCCGACCGCGTGCGGACTGCTCCGCTCCTGATGCCTTTGAGGAGGACCTCGGCGGCGTCGCGGATCGTGATCGGTCCGCCCGCCGCCATGGTCCCCTTGCGAAGCGCCGACATCGCGTCGTGGCGCCAGTTGCGCGCCGCGGCCAGCGTCGAGAACGAGCGCCGGATCTTGCGGTTATCCCGGGCGATCCAGATCTCGGCCTTGTAAGCCGGGCTGCAGGAGCAGTACTTACCGCCGCGATACGTCGCGCACTTGCGCGAGTGGATGACCTGGATGCCGTGGTGCTTCGCCATCGGATCAGTCGAGCGCCTGCGTCGCCTGCTCGTCCATCCAGCGCTCGAGCTCCTTCACAGGGATGAGGCGCCGGCGTCCCTTGCGGACCACGCGCAGCTCGTGCATGACGTGGTCCTCGAGGAAGTCGACGCTGATCCCGAGCGCATCCGCCGCCTCGACTTTCGACAGGGCGAGGCGGACTTGCTTACGGCCCGAAACGGGCCCTGAGGTGCTGCTTATCGGATTCATATTCCGAGAGAGCAGCCGCCGGAAAATGTGGCCCCCTGGTGGGCCGGTCTTGGGCCGGTCCGGGGTCTTTTGGGCCGGTTTTCACCGGTTTGGAGCGGTCCGACGACACTCTGTACAAGTGCGCAGAACCCGTATTGCAGAGCGGAAAAACCGCCTCTCAGAGGGACGGGGCAGCCAGGACTCGAACCTGGAATCGCCGGTTTTGGAGACCGGTGCCTTACCAATTTGGCCACTGCCCCAGGCGCGAGCGATTGTAGGCCACTCCCGCTGCCTAGAATCGGTCCCGCGACTCGCCGCGCGGCTGTGGCGGAATTGGTAGACGCGCCGGCCTTAGGAGCCGGTGGGCTTGCCCGTGGGGGTTCGAGTCCCTCCAGCCGCACCTCGAAATGCGCTCACTGGCCAGATGGAGCTTCACCCACCGTAGGACCGTCCTCGCGGCGTGG
The sequence above is a segment of the Thermoleophilaceae bacterium genome. Coding sequences within it:
- a CDS encoding helix-turn-helix domain-containing protein, which gives rise to MNPISSTSGPVSGRKQVRLALSKVEAADALGISVDFLEDHVMHELRVVRKGRRRLIPVKELERWMDEQATQALD